The window TTTACGTTGTCCAACTGTATAATGAATAATGCCTTTATGGCGACCAATAACCTTGCCCTCAACATCAACAAAATTACCGGGTTGAATTTTTTTATTGGTATAACCTTCAATAAAAGCAGCATAGTTATTGTCAGGTATAAAACAAATTTCTTGACTATCTGGTTTCTTGGCTATACGTGCATTAATCTTCTCAGCAATTTTTCTAATTTCTTCTTTTGGATAGGTACCAACAGGCATCAAAGTATGGGCTAATTGATGCTGCGTCAAATTATAAAGTGCATAGGTTTGGTCTTTTTTAATACCTACTGCTTTTTTCAAGGTATATCTTCCGTTAGGTAACTTGATGACCTGTGCATAATGTCCTGTAGCTATATAATTGGCTCCAATTTTTAAACATCTACTTAACATGGATTCCCATTTCACATAGCGGTTGCAGGCAATGCACGGGTTAGGTGTGTTACCTTTTTGATAGGCATCTACAAAATAGTCTATGACGCTGTTTTGAAACTCTTGTTTAAAATTCATGACATAATAGGGGATATCAAGGGCATTGGCAACTCTTCGTGCATCATCAACAGCACTCAGTCCACAACACCCGCCATTTTCCTCTTGAGCTTCAACATCTTCATCTTGCCATATCTGCATGGTGACACCCATTACATCATATCCTTGCTCTTTAAGTAGATAAGCGGCTACAGAACTGTCCACACCACCTGACATACCAACTACAACTTTTTCCTTGCTCATTTTATCACCTGTTCTTTAATGGTTTATGCTTCTTCTAATGCGTCTTCATGGTGATGTTCACCCACATCTTCTTTGGGAGGTTCAAGACCTTCTATTTCTATACCATGTTTTTGAGAATAATCCCATAGTGCAGCATGAAGGGCTTCTTCTGCTAGTAATGAACAGTGAATTTTTGCCTTTGGTAATCCGTCAAGTGCTTCTACTACTGCATCATTGGTAATCTTCAGAGCATCTCTAATGGTTTTGCCCTTTACTAATTCTGTAGCGATACTACTGGTTGCTACAGCAGCTCCACATCCAAAGGTTTTGAAGGTTACATCTTTGATCACTTCATCTTCAACTTTTAAATAAATACGCATAATATCGCCACATTTTGCATTACCAACTGTACCTACACCATCTGCATCTTGTAATTCTCCCATATTTCTAGGATTCGTAAAATGATCCATTACTTTTTTAGTATACATAATCCACACCTCTATTATTATTTGTAAGCTTATTAACAGTTACATGCTAGAGACATTCTAATCTCTTGTACATCTATTTCAATACAGTCATTGATAAGTTATATCAACTTATCCTTGTTTTTTAACAAAATCTTCGTAAAGAGGTGACATATCTCTTAGTCGTTGTACGATGGACGGTAATACCTCTAACAGATAATCAACATCTTCTTCTGAACTGTGCATGCCCAAGGTTATACGTAATGAACCATGAGCTATTTCATGGGGAAGTCCGATACCTAAGAGTACATGGGATGGGTCAAGGGACCCGGATGTACAGGCTGATCCACTGGATGCACTAATGCCTTTCATATCCAGCATAATAAGCAACGACTCTCCTTCTATAAATTCAAAACTGTAATTCACATTATTAGGTAAACGCTGTTCTGGATGACCATTTAATTTACAGTAAGGTACTTTTTCTTTGATGCCATCAATGAGTTTATCTCTCAATGCAATCAAACTTTTTGCTTTTGCTTCCATATGACTTCCTGCTATTTCCATGGCTTTTCCAAGACCAACAATCCCCGGAACATTTTCAGTGCCTCCGCGACGTCTTCGTTCTTGAGCGCCACCATGAATAAATGCTTTTAACCTTACACCTTTTTTTACATACAATGCACCAATACCCTTTGGACCATTTAGCTTATGTCCAGATATGGATAGTAAGTCAATATGCATGTCTTTCACATCTACAGGAATCTGCCCTACTGCTTGAACCGCATCTGTATGGAATAGGATGCCTTTTTCTCTTGCTAGAGCTCCAATCTCACCAACAGATTGAACAGTACCAATCTCATTGTTTGCCATCATGATGGTAATCAAGATGGTTGTATCTTTTATTGCTGCTTTTAAATCTTCTATATGAACCACACCGTATTCATCAACCGGCAGATAAGTCACTTCATACCCTTGCTTTTCTAAATACTCACACGTGTGTAATACGGCATGATGCTCTGTTGTTGTTGTAATGATATGATTACCTTTTTTCTTATAACTCTCTGCAATACCCTTTATGGCCCAGTTATCAGCTTCTGTTGCGCCGCTTGTAAAGTATATTTCCATTGGGTCTGCATGAATGAGTTTTGCTACCTGCTCCCTTGCGCTATCAATAGCTTTTTTATTTATCTGAGCTATTTCATAGATACTGGAAGGATTCCCAAAGCTTTGTGTAAAATATGGCATCATGGCCTCTACTACCTCGGGATGAGTAGGGGTCGTAGCCGCATGATCAAAATATACTCTTTTTTCCATTGCTTTATCTCCTTTGTATTTCTTGATGAATGTCGTTGTGACCATCAACTAAATCTTGCAGCGATATGTTGTTCACTACATCGTTAATACTATCACTTATTTTCTTCCATACTACCTTTGTTATGCAACAATCCATATCGTCACATTGTTTATTTTCATTGACCAAAGCACAATCTACAGGATTAAGACTACCTTCTAGAGACCTTAATATGTCACCAACAGAAATATCGTCTGGTGATTTGTTGAGGGAGTAACCTCCTTTAGCCCCTCTGGTACTCTTCACATAACCTGATTTTTTGAGAACAGAAATAATATGTTCCAAATAATTCATGGATATGTTTTGACGTTCCGATATACTCTTAAGGGAGATATTTTCTTCCTTACTGTTAAGAACTAAATCAACCATGGCCCGTAATCCATATCGACCTTTTGTGGATAATTTCATCTTACCACCTCTATTTCAATTCCTAGTATAATGCTAGGAATTAATGTCATCTTAAGCGTATCATTTTTTTCTTACCTTGTCAATATATGTATACAAAATATTTTAAACAATTTTCTACGTAAGCATTCACTTTAGAAACATTTATTGTGCATCCTTCTCCCAAATAAAAGATAAGTGGTCATACAAGGCTCATGATTCGTAATCATGCTAGAAATATTCTTGTCATAGACAAGCATTAACGGTATACTAACATTATCAACATTTTTAAGGAGTGTTACTATGAAAAATATTTCAAAAAGCATCATCTATGGCTTAATAAGTGTCACCATCGTGTTTTTGACCGTGCTTTTATCAAAAAACTTAACTGGAAATAGTTTTAGTCTCATAAACATAAAAGTTGCTGGAGGAGATGTGAATGAACGTTAATAGAACCACTAAATCCTAATGACTGGATTTAGTGGTTCTATACTGTTGTCATCCTATTCTTGGTTTTACAACCTTAAGTCTCTCCAATAGGGGGCATTTTATTTACTACTGACCATGTTCAATGGATTTAATACCTTTCGGTTTTACATAAATCACTGTTTTATCATCCTTTAAACCAAAGGTAATCGTATCGCCATCTTTTATATGGCCGCGGATATAACTCTCAGCAATTTCGTCCTCAATGTACCGTTGAATGGTTCTTCTAAGTGGTCTCGCCCCATACTTAGGGTCATAACCTTTTTCTAAAATAAATTCACGAATACCTTCTTGCATCTCTATGGTAATCTTTTTATGCTCTGCTTCTTTGGTTACCTCACTTAACATAAGATCAATGATATCCCGAAGCTCATCTTTGGTTAATTCTGTAAAGACAACTGTTTCGTCAACCCGATTAAGGAATTCTGGTCGGAATACTTTTTCCAAAGCTTCATGACATTTGCGCTCCAGTGAACCGTAATCATTCTTACCAAATCCAATACCATTGGTCTTTTGGGCTGTACCAGCGTTAGAGGTCATAATGATGACCGTGTTTTCAAAGCTTACGACACGTCCTGTACTGTCTGTTAAGCGACCGTCTTCTAATATTTGTAATAAGATGTTAAACACGTCCACATGGGCTTTTTCAATCTCATCCAGTAAGATGACGGAATAAGGCTTACGTCTAACTTTTTCTGTTAATTGACCTGCTTGATCATATCCTACATATCCTGGAGGTGCCCCAATGAGTTTACTTACCGTATGCTTCTCCATATACTCGGACATATCCAGTCGTATCATGGCCTCTTCTGTACCATAGAGTTCATGAGCAAGTGCTTTCGTCAGTTCTGTCTTACCGACACCTGTTGGTCCAACAAAGATGAAGGAAGAGGGTTTGTTGCGTTTAGAAAATCCTGATCGATTTCTTCTAATGGTCTTGGCTAAACGAGTGACAGCATTATCTTGACCAATAACACGCTCATGGAGTCTTTCTTCTAAATTTAACAATTTCTTAGCTTCTGACTCCGAAATGCTTTGTACAGGAATCTTGGTCCAAGCTTCAATGACATAGGCAATGTCTTCTTTGCATATGGCAATGTTATCGCATTTTTTCTCAATTTCTTCTATACGGGATAATAAGTTAAACTCTCGCACTTTGCATTGAGCAGCTTTTTCGTAATCATCCGTTGCTGCTGAATTTTCTTTCTCATCAATGACACTTGCTAATTCTTTTCTTAAAGCTTCTAACTCAACTAATCCTAGATTTAATAAATTAGCTCTAGAACCGGCTTCGTCAATGACATCAATGGCTTTATCCGGAAGAAACCTGTCATGGATATAGCGCTCTGATAGATTAACTGCATAGTCAATAATGTCATCGGATATGATGACTTTATGGAACGTTTCGTAGTAACCTTTTATACCCTTTAGAATCTCTATACTGTCTTCAATGCTTGGTTCATCAACGATAACAGGTTGGAACCTTCTTTCAAGAGCCGTATCTTTTTCAATGTGTTTACGATATTCTTCTAGGGTTGTTGCCCCAATCACTTGAATTTCGCCTCTTGCAAGGGCTGGCTTAAGAATATTGGCAGCATTCATAGCACCGCCTTCTGCTTCACCTGCTCCAACAATATTGTGCACTTCATCAATCACAAGGATAACATTGCCACAATCTCTGGCTTCATTGATAATGGCTTTCATGCGGGCTTCAAATTGTCCTCGAAATTGAGTACCAGCTACAACAGCTGTTAAATCAAGCAAGTATATTTCTGTTCCAATAAGCTTGGCTGGAATTTGATTCTCAACAATCCTTACGGCTAAACCCTCTGCAATAGCTGTCTTACCTACTCCAGGTTCACCAATGAGTACAGGGTTATTCTTCGACCTACGATTCAATATCTGAATGACACGATCAATTTCACGGTGTCTTCCTATGATACGGTCTACTTGACCGTTTTTAGCATTATCTGTTAAGTTAATACCATACGTATCCAAGTATTTTCGCTTTGGCTTCTTCTTGGTTTTTTTCTTGGTTTTGACGCCTCCACCTTCATTTGGATTAGGCTTTGCATTGTCAATAGCATCATGTTCTTCTGGTTGGTACTCAGGTGATTGATTCTTTAATCCTGAGAAAGCGCTGCTTAACAGGTTCATAAAAGGATTACCTGCTCCTGCATCATCTGAATTACCTTCCATCATCTCCATTGAGTTTGCCAGTTGATCCATATCCACATTTTCAAACATGGTCATCATCTGCTGATTGACGTTTTCAAATTCATCTGGGCTCATACCGCTTTGACCAATTAATTGGTCAAGTGGTGCAATACCATTCTTTTGGGCACATGGTAAACATAGTCCCATTCTTTCTTGTTTGCCATCTACAATCTTCGAAACGAATACGACGGCTGTATTCTCATTACACATTGAGCATTTCATCTCTATCATCTCCTACACTAAACACCAACATGGTTAAACAACTTTCCTTTAGATCTTCCGATCTAAAAGAATCAATTCTTTATGTCAACTTACTTATACTTCATAAGTTTTGAGCTGTATATCTTTTATTTCCTATGGATGATACACGAATATTTCATAAACAACTTATTATAGATTATTTTATTAAAGTAACATATTTCACTTAATTCGTCTAGTTATAACCCTAATTATTTATAGTTTTAACAGTTTATTCACAAATTCAATATTATTTATATCGTCTTATTTCCTTAATTATACCATACTTCCATATTTTTTAATCTTATTTCGTGGCTTATCTTTCATTTTAAGATGTTGAATCAATATACTCATTGTATTATTTTTATCCTATTAAAAAAGAAGAACATCACAGTATTTGCTGCGTATCCTCCTTTTCTTCTACTTATGGACAATTGATTAATGAATAAACATGGCATCCCCAAAACTAAAGAACCGATAGGCTTTATCTACTGCTTCTTGATAAGCATGTAATACATGTTCACGGCCAGCTAGAGCAGACACGAGCATAATAAGGGTCGATTCAGGCAAATGGAAGTTCGTGATAAGCCCATCAACGGCTTTAAATGTATATCCTGGGTATATAAAAATATCTGTCCAACCTTTTGTAGCTTTAACATACCCCTTCTCATCCGCAATGGATTCCAGTGTACGGCTACTTGTTGTGCCAACAGCAATAACACGTCCACCTTGGGCCTTGGTCTCATTGATCTTGTCTGCTTCCTCTTTGTCTACCCAATAATACTCCGCATGCATGGTATGTTCTAAGATATCATCTGCTTTTACTGGGCGAAATGTCCCTAGACCTACATGCAAGGTCACATAGGCAATTTTTACCCCTTTTTCTTCAACTTCTTTCAATAACTCAGGTGTAAAATGAAGCCCTGCTGTTGGGGCTGCTGCTGAACCATTATGCTTTGCATAAACGGTCTGGTAACGTTCTTTATCTTTTAATTGATGGGTAATATAGGGGGGTAATGGCATTTGTCCCAGTTCATCTAAGACTTGTTCAAAAATACCCTTATATTCAAACTGAACAATACGATTTCCGCCTTCAATTACTTCACATATTTCTGCTTTTAGAACACCATCACCAAAAACAATACGATCCCCTGGTTTCGCTTTACGACCTGGCTTAACCATGACTTCCCATTGATCGTTTTGAAGCCGTTTAAGCAATAAAAACTCCACTTTACCATGGGTTACCTCTTTACTACCAATTAATCGAGCTGGTAACACCCGGGTATTATTCAACACAAGACAATCACCTTTGTTTAAAAGCTGAACCATGTCTTTAAATATCGTATGCTCTATTTTTCCTGTTTCTTTATCTAAAACCAAAAGCCTTGAACTTGAACGATCCTCTAAGGGATCTTGTGCGATTAATGCTTCTGGTAAATGAAAGTCAAAATCTTTTCTCTTCATGTGAATTTTTAGTCCTTTCAAAACCCTTTATTGAGAGTCTATAATTAATACTTTAAAGAGTATAACAAAAGTTCCTTACAAACACAAGGACTTATCTTACTTCTATATCCCGATAGTAGTATTTTAGAATCTCATCGTATGCAAAACCTACACCTGCCATACATTTAGCACCAGACTGACTCATACCCACACCATGACCATTGCCTTGTCCAACAAAAAAATAGGTATCTTTTTTCCCCTGGATAGATGGTATGCTGTTAATATTGTCTTGACTGATAACAATCGTCTGCTCTGTATTTACACTGAGTTGTCTAGGTTGGCCTGATGCGTCAACAACGTATAAACCATCTTTTTCTTGCTCTGAAACACCACCTATACCTTGAACGGAAAACGCATGCCGTAATACATCTTTATCACGGACGACCTCAAATTTACGACTATGAAGACCCAGCCATGTCCGCATGGTTTCTTTCTTAAGGATGTGTTCGCCCTTTGTACCCACGATGCAAAGATCCATAACCCTCCCTGCCTTCGTATAGTCACGGGGTATCACATCTACAATTTGACCTATATGTACATCATATCCCGCTAACTTATCTTCAATATCCCTTGCAGTAAGTTCCTTAATCCAAGGTTCTTTATAAGGCTCTAATTCATACAAATCAGGTATACCTTTTAAATAAGGTATTGTTCCACTCCACACATTTTCACTATTTTCTGTATGACCACCACTTGTCGAAAAATAAAATGTTGGCACAACTCTATTATTATAATAAACCATTCTATTGGTTGTTTCATTAACAGCTCTATTGGTGCTTGGGTACTCATGACCAAATCCTTTATAAGCTTGTGAATTTTGCGTATCACATAGCACATATGGCTTATTTTTATATTTAGGTATGATTTCTGAATGATAGATTGCAAAATTACGTACCGCTACAGCTTGTGCTTTTAATGCCTCAATGGGCCAACTACTGGGCATCTCAGAAGGTACAACACCATATAAATAATCATTTAGACCAATCACATTAACAGCCGAGACCCCTGAGTTACCATATCTTCCAATTTCCATTCGACCCCTATACTGGCGGTCGCCTAAGTCGATGACCGGAACTTCTGTTTGGTCCATGGATAAAAACTGAGGATGCTCATTGGCATTTTCCATGATAATGCCCGTGCCTGAAAAAGTCATCAAGGTACGATAGCCATTATCTCCCACCGTATCTAATGTTAAGGTGTGCTTCGCTTTTATTTTATGCGCAGCAATCTTGGCTTCGTTATCATCTGCTACTTCCACATATACTTTCCATACCCCTTTACCAATGGTACCACCATAAGCTTTATAACCATCTGCTTTAAGGGCATTAACAAATGGTGTTACAGCTATATAACTGGGTTGTACATCCTGTGATACAAGATATGTATTGGTAGCTGGTTTAATGGTGTAACCATCATTGGACATAAAAACATGCTCCGACACAAATTCATCATCAAGCACATAGCCCATATTTATTGCCTGATTATGCATAGTCAAAGAATGGATGGCATGATACTTAGACAGCAATCCAATTCTTAATGCCTTATTATTCATTTTTTCTGCGTATGAATCGTTAGAACCCACCAGCGTTATGGTCACGATAAGTACGATATTTACCCATAGAAATACTTTCTTCATCTTAATCCCCCTACATATCATCCTAAAACCTTTTCTGTTACACGAAAAAAAGCACCTTACTCTTATTATAAAGTGCCTGTCCCTAAAAATCTACAACAATTTACCCATATAGTAAAAATTATCCATTAATGATAGCTATTGAATAGACAATTTAGGTATCCATTGTCGTATGACGAAGCTGTCTCTTACATTAGGTCAAAGCTAAAAAATATAAGAGACAGCCCATCTTTAATTCTGTATATA is drawn from Vallitalea pronyensis and contains these coding sequences:
- a CDS encoding ATP-dependent Clp protease ATP-binding subunit; the protein is MKCSMCNENTAVVFVSKIVDGKQERMGLCLPCAQKNGIAPLDQLIGQSGMSPDEFENVNQQMMTMFENVDMDQLANSMEMMEGNSDDAGAGNPFMNLLSSAFSGLKNQSPEYQPEEHDAIDNAKPNPNEGGGVKTKKKTKKKPKRKYLDTYGINLTDNAKNGQVDRIIGRHREIDRVIQILNRRSKNNPVLIGEPGVGKTAIAEGLAVRIVENQIPAKLIGTEIYLLDLTAVVAGTQFRGQFEARMKAIINEARDCGNVILVIDEVHNIVGAGEAEGGAMNAANILKPALARGEIQVIGATTLEEYRKHIEKDTALERRFQPVIVDEPSIEDSIEILKGIKGYYETFHKVIISDDIIDYAVNLSERYIHDRFLPDKAIDVIDEAGSRANLLNLGLVELEALRKELASVIDEKENSAATDDYEKAAQCKVREFNLLSRIEEIEKKCDNIAICKEDIAYVIEAWTKIPVQSISESEAKKLLNLEERLHERVIGQDNAVTRLAKTIRRNRSGFSKRNKPSSFIFVGPTGVGKTELTKALAHELYGTEEAMIRLDMSEYMEKHTVSKLIGAPPGYVGYDQAGQLTEKVRRKPYSVILLDEIEKAHVDVFNILLQILEDGRLTDSTGRVVSFENTVIIMTSNAGTAQKTNGIGFGKNDYGSLERKCHEALEKVFRPEFLNRVDETVVFTELTKDELRDIIDLMLSEVTKEAEHKKITIEMQEGIREFILEKGYDPKYGARPLRRTIQRYIEDEIAESYIRGHIKDGDTITFGLKDDKTVIYVKPKGIKSIEHGQ
- the queA gene encoding tRNA preQ1(34) S-adenosylmethionine ribosyltransferase-isomerase QueA, coding for MKRKDFDFHLPEALIAQDPLEDRSSSRLLVLDKETGKIEHTIFKDMVQLLNKGDCLVLNNTRVLPARLIGSKEVTHGKVEFLLLKRLQNDQWEVMVKPGRKAKPGDRIVFGDGVLKAEICEVIEGGNRIVQFEYKGIFEQVLDELGQMPLPPYITHQLKDKERYQTVYAKHNGSAAAPTAGLHFTPELLKEVEEKGVKIAYVTLHVGLGTFRPVKADDILEHTMHAEYYWVDKEEADKINETKAQGGRVIAVGTTSSRTLESIADEKGYVKATKGWTDIFIYPGYTFKAVDGLITNFHLPESTLIMLVSALAGREHVLHAYQEAVDKAYRFFSFGDAMFIH
- a CDS encoding SpoIID/LytB domain-containing protein, whose translation is MKKVFLWVNIVLIVTITLVGSNDSYAEKMNNKALRIGLLSKYHAIHSLTMHNQAINMGYVLDDEFVSEHVFMSNDGYTIKPATNTYLVSQDVQPSYIAVTPFVNALKADGYKAYGGTIGKGVWKVYVEVADDNEAKIAAHKIKAKHTLTLDTVGDNGYRTLMTFSGTGIIMENANEHPQFLSMDQTEVPVIDLGDRQYRGRMEIGRYGNSGVSAVNVIGLNDYLYGVVPSEMPSSWPIEALKAQAVAVRNFAIYHSEIIPKYKNKPYVLCDTQNSQAYKGFGHEYPSTNRAVNETTNRMVYYNNRVVPTFYFSTSGGHTENSENVWSGTIPYLKGIPDLYELEPYKEPWIKELTARDIEDKLAGYDVHIGQIVDVIPRDYTKAGRVMDLCIVGTKGEHILKKETMRTWLGLHSRKFEVVRDKDVLRHAFSVQGIGGVSEQEKDGLYVVDASGQPRQLSVNTEQTIVISQDNINSIPSIQGKKDTYFFVGQGNGHGVGMSQSGAKCMAGVGFAYDEILKYYYRDIEVR
- the nifU gene encoding Fe-S cluster assembly scaffold protein NifU; translation: MYTKKVMDHFTNPRNMGELQDADGVGTVGNAKCGDIMRIYLKVEDEVIKDVTFKTFGCGAAVATSSIATELVKGKTIRDALKITNDAVVEALDGLPKAKIHCSLLAEEALHAALWDYSQKHGIEIEGLEPPKEDVGEHHHEDALEEA
- the nifS gene encoding cysteine desulfurase NifS — its product is MEKRVYFDHAATTPTHPEVVEAMMPYFTQSFGNPSSIYEIAQINKKAIDSAREQVAKLIHADPMEIYFTSGATEADNWAIKGIAESYKKKGNHIITTTTEHHAVLHTCEYLEKQGYEVTYLPVDEYGVVHIEDLKAAIKDTTILITIMMANNEIGTVQSVGEIGALAREKGILFHTDAVQAVGQIPVDVKDMHIDLLSISGHKLNGPKGIGALYVKKGVRLKAFIHGGAQERRRRGGTENVPGIVGLGKAMEIAGSHMEAKAKSLIALRDKLIDGIKEKVPYCKLNGHPEQRLPNNVNYSFEFIEGESLLIMLDMKGISASSGSACTSGSLDPSHVLLGIGLPHEIAHGSLRITLGMHSSEEDVDYLLEVLPSIVQRLRDMSPLYEDFVKKQG
- a CDS encoding RrF2 family transcriptional regulator produces the protein MKLSTKGRYGLRAMVDLVLNSKEENISLKSISERQNISMNYLEHIISVLKKSGYVKSTRGAKGGYSLNKSPDDISVGDILRSLEGSLNPVDCALVNENKQCDDMDCCITKVVWKKISDSINDVVNNISLQDLVDGHNDIHQEIQRR
- the mnmA gene encoding tRNA 2-thiouridine(34) synthase MnmA, with protein sequence MSKEKVVVGMSGGVDSSVAAYLLKEQGYDVMGVTMQIWQDEDVEAQEENGGCCGLSAVDDARRVANALDIPYYVMNFKQEFQNSVIDYFVDAYQKGNTPNPCIACNRYVKWESMLSRCLKIGANYIATGHYAQVIKLPNGRYTLKKAVGIKKDQTYALYNLTQHQLAHTLMPVGTYPKEEIRKIAEKINARIAKKPDSQEICFIPDNNYAAFIEGYTNKKIQPGNFVDVEGKVIGRHKGIIHYTVGQRKGLGLSLGKPAFVVEIRPDTNEVVIGDNMDVFSDTLYANELNFMPFEKLETDMHIEAKIRYSHQPAPCTISMIDDETVKVVFDEPQRAITPGQAVVFYDGDMLVGGGSIIRK